From the Halalkalicoccus sp. CGA53 genome, one window contains:
- a CDS encoding exonuclease RecJ yields the protein MAATDRPNDPDALGASELATAIADAPFVRLLARADGASVAAAGLLAAACTERSIPFQASVRPTEGNVAGRGDGLVVGIGIDTDGSSALTSNRTLAAYESALDLGCDPDPILAAAGLVADGGDLTTDEGGDLLADAAIERRPGVGVPTADVSDGLAHTTFVHTSFSGDETAAGAALADLEDDAPEAVASLLALATIESSEASARAAESVERVLRPHASPTVPLETVEGLADVLDCVARERPGTALALAMGHDVRVEALDAWRCHAKRAHTVLETATTGRYDGLFVARVESGPIETLARLVRDVRSPEPVALVLAEGEAAAASVEGHPIDRTTNEAAAAVDGAASATVSRGYARFDGEPEGFLTAFREVL from the coding sequence ATGGCCGCGACGGATCGACCGAACGACCCGGACGCCCTCGGGGCGTCCGAACTCGCGACGGCGATAGCCGACGCGCCGTTCGTCAGGCTGCTCGCCCGCGCGGACGGCGCGTCCGTCGCGGCGGCGGGCCTGCTCGCCGCCGCCTGTACCGAGCGGTCGATCCCGTTCCAGGCCAGCGTCCGACCGACGGAGGGGAACGTCGCGGGGCGAGGTGACGGCCTCGTCGTCGGGATCGGGATCGATACCGACGGCTCGTCGGCGCTCACGTCGAACCGGACGCTCGCTGCGTACGAGAGCGCACTCGACCTCGGCTGCGATCCCGATCCGATCCTCGCGGCGGCCGGCCTCGTCGCCGACGGCGGGGATCTGACGACCGACGAAGGGGGGGATCTCTTGGCGGACGCGGCGATCGAGCGCAGGCCCGGCGTGGGCGTCCCCACCGCGGACGTATCCGACGGCCTCGCACACACGACGTTCGTGCACACGTCGTTCTCTGGCGACGAGACGGCAGCGGGAGCCGCACTCGCCGACCTGGAGGACGACGCGCCGGAGGCGGTCGCCTCGCTGCTCGCGCTCGCGACCATAGAGAGCTCCGAGGCGAGCGCGCGAGCGGCCGAGAGCGTCGAACGGGTACTCAGACCGCACGCGAGCCCGACCGTCCCCCTCGAGACGGTCGAGGGGCTGGCGGACGTCCTCGACTGTGTCGCCCGCGAGCGTCCCGGAACGGCGCTCGCGCTGGCGATGGGCCACGACGTCCGGGTCGAGGCGCTCGACGCCTGGCGGTGCCACGCGAAGCGAGCGCACACCGTTCTCGAGACGGCGACGACCGGCCGGTACGACGGCCTGTTCGTCGCGAGGGTCGAGTCGGGACCGATCGAGACGCTCGCCCGCCTCGTCCGCGACGTCCGTTCGCCCGAACCGGTCGCACTCGTCCTCGCGGAGGGCGAGGCGGCCGCCGCGAGCGTCGAGGGTCACCCGATCGATCGGACGACGAACGAGGCCGCGGCGGCCGTCGACGGGGCTGCGAGCGCGACGGTGAGCCGAGGGTACGCGCGATTCGACGGCGAGCCGGAGGGCTTTCTCACGGCGTTCCGGGAGGTGCTCTGA
- a CDS encoding aldo/keto reductase, with protein sequence MEYVGVAGERVPSLGLGTAGLTDHACVRTVDRALSMGYRHVDAAQAAGNEREIGRALAASGVDREACFLTTKLHAGNHRYEDVRRSTRESIERLGVEYLDVLSIHRPSLTVPLSETLRAMAELREEGLVRHLGVCNFTRGALERALKLSPAPILTDRVQYHPYSVHEELLSFCRERDVLLTASCPLTDGRVSGDERLVAIGERYGKTPSQVALRWLLQQGMVVVTTAGEDQLAETLAVFDFRLDEREMAAVPAPSLARTSADWVRGRFWA encoded by the coding sequence ATGGAGTACGTGGGGGTGGCGGGCGAGCGGGTGCCCTCGCTCGGCCTGGGGACGGCCGGGTTGACCGATCACGCCTGCGTCCGGACGGTCGACCGTGCGCTCTCGATGGGCTACCGCCACGTCGACGCCGCACAGGCAGCGGGCAACGAGCGCGAGATCGGTCGGGCGCTCGCCGCCTCGGGGGTCGACCGGGAGGCGTGTTTCCTCACGACGAAGCTTCACGCCGGCAACCACCGCTACGAGGACGTTCGCCGCTCGACGCGCGAGAGCATAGAGCGCCTCGGCGTCGAGTACCTCGACGTGCTCTCGATCCATCGCCCGAGCCTCACCGTCCCGCTCTCGGAGACGCTCCGGGCGATGGCCGAACTCAGGGAGGAGGGGCTGGTGCGACACCTCGGCGTCTGCAACTTCACCCGTGGCGCGCTCGAGCGCGCCCTGAAACTATCGCCCGCGCCGATCCTCACCGACCGCGTGCAGTACCACCCCTACAGCGTCCACGAGGAGCTGCTGTCGTTCTGCCGCGAGCGTGACGTCCTGCTCACCGCCAGCTGTCCGCTCACCGACGGCCGGGTGAGCGGAGACGAGCGCCTCGTCGCGATCGGGGAACGCTACGGGAAGACCCCCTCACAGGTCGCGCTCCGCTGGCTCCTCCAGCAGGGGATGGTCGTCGTCACGACCGCGGGAGAGGACCAACTCGCGGAGACGCTCGCGGTCTTCGACTTCCGCCTCGACGAGCGGGAGATGGCGGCCGTCCCCGCACCCTCGCTCGCCAGGACGAGCGCCGACTGGGTCCGCGGCCGGTTCTGGGCATGA
- a CDS encoding multiprotein bridging factor aMBF1 yields the protein MVQCEMCGADTQSPTTVKIEGAELDVCSECTDFGTEVRQASSSSATSKYSTSSESGTASGSSSSSTGSGQAGGSTRRRRDMFDEMEELAADYDQRIREARESRSLSQEELAKQLNEKASLIRKLERGDMLPSDEVQRKLERSLEISLVEGGSSEETEWEGGSSTGSYTLGDVVTRKD from the coding sequence ATGGTCCAATGCGAGATGTGCGGCGCGGACACGCAGTCTCCGACGACCGTGAAGATCGAGGGCGCAGAGCTCGACGTCTGTAGCGAGTGTACGGACTTCGGGACGGAGGTGCGTCAGGCGTCCTCGAGTTCGGCGACGTCGAAGTACTCGACGTCGTCGGAGTCGGGGACCGCGTCTGGGTCGTCGTCCTCATCGACCGGGAGCGGCCAGGCGGGGGGCTCCACGCGCCGACGGCGCGACATGTTCGACGAGATGGAGGAGCTCGCGGCGGACTACGACCAGCGGATCAGGGAGGCGCGCGAGTCGCGCTCGCTCAGCCAGGAAGAGCTCGCGAAACAGCTCAACGAGAAGGCGAGCCTGATCCGCAAACTCGAACGCGGTGACATGCTCCCGAGCGACGAGGTCCAGCGGAAACTCGAACGCTCGCTCGAGATCTCGCTCGTCGAGGGCGGCTCGAGCGAGGAGACCGAGTGGGAGGGCGGCTCCTCCACCGGGAGCTACACGCTGGGCGACGTCGTCACCCGAAAGGACTGA
- a CDS encoding 30S ribosomal protein S15, whose protein sequence is MARMHTRRRGASGSDRPASDEPPEWSDVEADDVEARVVELAESGHPPAVIGLKLRDEGVRGTPVPNVKLATGKKLTEILAENDAEPDVPEDLRNLLERAIRLREHMEENPQDHQNKRALQNTESKVRRLVSYYRGEEIPEEFRYSYDAAKRLLGE, encoded by the coding sequence ATGGCACGAATGCACACCCGTCGTCGCGGCGCGTCCGGTTCGGACCGCCCGGCGTCAGACGAACCACCGGAGTGGAGCGACGTCGAAGCCGACGACGTCGAAGCGCGCGTCGTCGAACTCGCAGAGAGCGGACACCCGCCCGCGGTGATCGGCCTGAAACTCCGCGACGAGGGCGTCCGCGGGACACCCGTCCCGAACGTCAAACTCGCGACCGGGAAGAAGCTCACCGAGATCCTAGCGGAGAACGACGCCGAGCCCGACGTCCCGGAGGACCTGCGGAACCTGCTTGAGCGGGCGATCCGCCTGCGCGAACACATGGAGGAGAACCCACAGGACCACCAGAACAAGCGGGCGCTCCAGAACACGGAGTCGAAGGTCCGCCGGCTGGTCAGCTACTACCGCGGCGAGGAGATCCCGGAGGAGTTCCGGTACTCCTACGACGCGGCGAAACGCCTCCTCGGGGAGTGA
- a CDS encoding SDR family oxidoreductase, translating to MGDDRPLDGRVVLVTGASAGIGRESARALARDGADVVLSARREDRLIEIADGIETETESETLVHTADVTDEAAIEALVERTVSEFGRLDVVVANAGTGTEPGVGVEELPTEQYRTVTGVNIDGMFFTARAALPHLRESEGVLIFVGSFAGRFPRPASPVYAASKWWTRGFALSLAGQVGEEGVGVSVVNPSEVRTEFGKEFREEVSKDRYAPGEVTEPEEVAEAVAFAARQESPNAATEIDLYRRDKFTGF from the coding sequence ATGGGAGACGATCGACCACTCGACGGACGTGTCGTGCTCGTGACCGGCGCGAGTGCGGGTATCGGGCGGGAGTCGGCACGCGCGCTGGCACGCGACGGCGCGGACGTGGTGCTGAGCGCCCGACGCGAGGACCGGCTGATCGAGATCGCCGACGGGATCGAAACGGAAACCGAAAGCGAGACGCTGGTTCACACGGCCGACGTGACCGACGAGGCCGCGATCGAGGCGCTCGTCGAGCGCACCGTCTCCGAGTTCGGACGGCTCGACGTCGTCGTGGCGAACGCCGGGACCGGCACGGAGCCCGGCGTCGGCGTCGAGGAGCTGCCTACCGAACAGTACCGGACGGTCACCGGCGTCAACATCGACGGGATGTTCTTCACCGCCCGCGCAGCCCTCCCGCATCTCCGGGAGAGCGAGGGCGTGTTGATCTTCGTCGGAAGCTTCGCGGGACGCTTCCCGCGACCCGCGAGCCCGGTCTACGCCGCCTCGAAGTGGTGGACCCGTGGGTTCGCGCTGAGCCTCGCCGGACAGGTCGGCGAGGAGGGTGTCGGCGTCTCGGTCGTGAACCCTTCGGAGGTCAGGACCGAGTTCGGCAAGGAGTTCCGGGAGGAGGTCTCGAAGGACCGCTACGCCCCCGGCGAGGTGACCGAACCGGAAGAGGTGGCCGAGGCGGTCGCGTTCGCCGCCCGCCAGGAGTCGCCGAACGCCGCGACCGAGATCGACCTCTACCGTCGCGACAAGTTCACGGGGTTCTGA
- a CDS encoding HVO_2922 family protein — protein sequence MSEEILEFEGRQTRSEVAVFCRSLAEQLDGDGPVTLAVGDLTATVRPASELDVELELEREWHEEDEQGIEFELELEWTESTEEPTVPAERVTAMPPRELGEREGGDGSAEGEEGEDEPDEAGEPESKGRFELFVDRAGEWRWRMVHRNGNVIATGAEGYSRKAKARQGLESVRTNAPGAPVVEK from the coding sequence ATGTCCGAGGAGATCCTGGAGTTCGAGGGCCGACAGACGAGGAGCGAGGTGGCCGTGTTCTGCCGGTCGCTCGCCGAACAGCTCGACGGCGACGGGCCGGTGACGTTAGCGGTCGGCGACCTGACCGCGACGGTGCGGCCGGCCTCGGAGCTGGACGTCGAACTCGAACTCGAACGCGAGTGGCACGAGGAGGACGAACAGGGAATCGAGTTCGAGCTCGAACTGGAGTGGACGGAGTCGACCGAGGAGCCGACGGTTCCCGCGGAGCGGGTGACGGCGATGCCGCCGCGTGAGCTTGGCGAGCGGGAGGGAGGAGACGGGAGCGCCGAGGGCGAGGAAGGGGAGGACGAGCCCGACGAGGCCGGCGAACCCGAGAGCAAGGGTCGGTTCGAACTCTTCGTCGACAGGGCCGGCGAGTGGCGCTGGCGGATGGTCCACCGGAACGGGAACGTGATCGCGACCGGCGCGGAGGGCTACTCCCGGAAGGCGAAGGCGAGACAGGGCTTGGAGAGCGTTCGGACGAACGCTCCGGGCGCGCCGGTCGTCGAGAAGTGA
- a CDS encoding CDP-alcohol phosphatidyltransferase family protein — translation MTLDQFRPHLERALDPFVGVADRIGLGPDDVSVIAFALACFAAIAFYLAGGNPTWYLVGALLVLGNGWLDVLDGALARRQGIASTAGDLLDHVLDRYADIVIVAGLAAGLGAYGLGLAAVTGVLMTSYLGTQAQAVGLDRVYGGLLGRADRLALVGAVTALATFFPGSLGPLTLVGWLLVLFAVVGHLTALQRFYYALLALR, via the coding sequence ATGACGCTCGATCAGTTCCGACCGCACCTCGAGCGGGCGCTCGACCCGTTCGTCGGCGTGGCGGATCGCATCGGCCTCGGCCCGGACGACGTGAGCGTCATCGCGTTCGCGCTGGCGTGTTTCGCCGCCATCGCGTTCTACCTCGCGGGCGGGAACCCGACGTGGTACCTCGTGGGGGCGCTGTTGGTCCTCGGCAACGGCTGGCTCGACGTGCTCGACGGGGCACTCGCGCGCCGACAGGGGATCGCGTCCACCGCGGGCGACCTCCTCGACCACGTGCTCGACCGCTACGCCGACATCGTGATCGTCGCGGGCCTCGCCGCCGGTCTCGGGGCGTACGGCCTCGGGCTGGCGGCGGTGACGGGCGTGCTCATGACCTCGTACCTCGGGACGCAGGCGCAGGCGGTCGGCCTCGACCGGGTCTACGGCGGTCTGTTAGGACGAGCGGACCGACTCGCGCTCGTCGGGGCGGTGACCGCGCTCGCGACGTTCTTCCCAGGGAGCCTCGGCCCGCTCACGCTCGTCGGCTGGCTGCTCGTGCTGTTCGCGGTCGTCGGCCACCTGACCGCGCTCCAGCGATTTTACTACGCGCTCCTGGCGCTCCGCTGA
- a CDS encoding GNAT family N-acetyltransferase, with product MTGDLFPERIETERLSLTRLSHEHVDLFAFYRICSADEGIEEVTRYMPWGPHSTVKETAEFVDGCQKRWDDGEGATYAIRPKEGEEGDGEIAGACGLTLDWDRRSADLGLWLRKRFWGRGYSGERAAAMIDLAFERLDLELVSVTHHVENGKSRSAIERYVEAHGGKREGTLRNWVPYGEEVADEVRYSISREEYERTD from the coding sequence ATGACGGGCGACCTCTTTCCCGAACGGATCGAGACCGAGCGCCTCTCGCTCACGCGGCTCTCGCACGAACACGTCGACCTCTTCGCGTTCTACCGGATCTGCTCGGCGGACGAGGGGATCGAGGAGGTCACCCGATACATGCCGTGGGGGCCACACAGCACCGTAAAGGAGACCGCGGAGTTCGTCGACGGGTGCCAGAAACGGTGGGACGACGGCGAGGGGGCGACGTACGCGATCCGGCCGAAGGAGGGCGAGGAGGGAGACGGCGAGATAGCCGGCGCGTGCGGGCTGACCCTCGACTGGGACCGACGGAGCGCGGATCTCGGGCTCTGGCTCAGAAAGCGCTTCTGGGGCCGGGGCTACTCCGGCGAACGGGCGGCGGCGATGATCGACCTCGCGTTCGAGCGGCTCGACCTCGAACTCGTCTCGGTCACCCACCACGTCGAGAACGGGAAGTCGCGCTCGGCGATCGAGCGGTACGTCGAGGCCCACGGCGGGAAGCGGGAGGGTACGCTCAGGAACTGGGTGCCCTACGGCGAGGAGGTCGCCGACGAGGTGCGCTACTCGATCAGCCGGGAGGAGTACGAACGGACGGACTGA
- the katG gene encoding catalase/peroxidase HPI: MSRTNQDWWPNQLNLKILDQNARQAGPMDEEFDYAEEFQKLDYEQLKADIEDVMTTSQEWWPADYGHYGPLFIRMAWHSAGTYRISDGRGGAAGGTQRFAPLNSWPDNANLDKARRVLWPVKQKYGDSLSWADLLVLSGNVALESMGFETFGFAGGREDAFEPDEAVDWGPEEEWETADRFDEEDDLEHPLAATVMGLIYVNPEGPEGNPDPEWSADRIRQSFGQMAMNDEETAALIAGGHTFGKVHGADDPDEHVGPEPEAAPMEAQGLGWESSHGSGMGAETITSGIEGPWNATPTQWDMGYLDNLLDHEWEPERGPGGAWQWTTTDGSLDGVAPGTEDSSEKEDVMMLTTDIALKRDPEYREIIEGFRENPREFQDAFAKAWYKLIHRDMGPPSRLVGPEVPDEEMLWQDPIPEADYEPIGEDEIAELKETLLESGLSTSQLVKTAWASASTYRDSDKRGGANGARIRLRPQRDWEANEPDQLATVLDTVEEIREEFNASRSDGVRVSLADLIVLGGNAAIEQAAADAGYDVEVPFEPGRTDASQEQTDVDSFEALEPRVDGFRNYLGNEHEEPAEELLVDKADLLNLTVHEMTALVGGMRALGANYDDSELGVFTDRPGTLTNDFFVTLLDMGYEWATSEDSQDIMGWEASGDAQAVYELRDRETGDVEWTGTRFDLVFGSNARLRAISEVYASDDNEETFVHDFVETWGKVMHLDRFDLE; encoded by the coding sequence ATGAGCAGAACCAACCAGGACTGGTGGCCGAACCAGTTGAACCTGAAGATCCTCGACCAGAACGCTCGCCAGGCGGGCCCGATGGACGAGGAGTTCGACTACGCCGAGGAGTTCCAGAAGCTCGACTACGAGCAGCTGAAGGCGGACATCGAGGACGTGATGACGACGTCCCAGGAGTGGTGGCCGGCGGACTACGGCCACTACGGGCCGCTGTTCATCCGGATGGCGTGGCACAGCGCCGGCACGTACCGCATCAGCGACGGTCGCGGCGGCGCGGCCGGCGGTACGCAGCGCTTTGCACCCCTCAACAGCTGGCCGGACAACGCGAACCTCGACAAGGCACGCCGAGTGCTCTGGCCGGTCAAACAGAAGTACGGTGACTCCCTCTCGTGGGCCGACCTGCTCGTCCTCTCCGGGAACGTCGCCCTGGAGTCGATGGGCTTCGAGACGTTCGGCTTCGCCGGCGGGCGCGAGGACGCCTTCGAGCCCGACGAGGCCGTCGACTGGGGGCCCGAAGAGGAGTGGGAGACCGCCGACCGATTCGACGAGGAGGACGACCTCGAGCACCCGCTCGCCGCCACGGTGATGGGGCTCATCTACGTGAACCCGGAGGGTCCGGAGGGGAACCCGGATCCGGAGTGGTCGGCCGACCGGATCCGACAGTCGTTCGGCCAGATGGCGATGAACGACGAGGAGACGGCGGCGCTCATCGCCGGCGGCCACACCTTCGGGAAGGTCCACGGCGCCGACGACCCCGACGAACACGTCGGTCCCGAGCCCGAGGCGGCTCCGATGGAGGCCCAGGGTCTCGGCTGGGAGAGCAGCCACGGCTCCGGAATGGGCGCCGAGACGATCACCAGCGGGATCGAGGGGCCGTGGAACGCCACGCCGACCCAGTGGGACATGGGCTACCTCGACAACCTGCTCGACCACGAGTGGGAGCCCGAGCGGGGTCCTGGCGGCGCGTGGCAGTGGACCACGACCGATGGCTCGCTCGACGGCGTCGCCCCGGGCACCGAGGATTCCTCCGAGAAGGAGGACGTGATGATGCTGACGACGGACATCGCGCTCAAGCGGGATCCGGAGTACCGGGAGATCATCGAAGGGTTCCGGGAGAACCCGCGGGAGTTCCAGGACGCCTTCGCGAAGGCCTGGTACAAGCTGATCCACCGCGACATGGGCCCGCCCTCGCGGCTCGTCGGCCCCGAAGTCCCGGACGAAGAGATGCTCTGGCAGGACCCGATCCCCGAGGCCGACTACGAACCCATCGGCGAGGACGAGATCGCCGAGCTGAAGGAGACGCTGCTCGAATCGGGGCTCTCGACCTCACAGCTGGTCAAGACCGCCTGGGCGTCGGCGTCGACCTACCGCGACAGCGACAAGCGCGGCGGCGCGAACGGTGCCCGGATCCGCCTCCGGCCGCAGCGGGACTGGGAGGCGAACGAACCCGATCAGCTGGCGACCGTGCTGGACACCGTCGAAGAGATCAGAGAGGAGTTCAACGCCTCGCGATCCGACGGCGTTCGGGTCTCGCTCGCGGACCTGATCGTGCTGGGCGGCAACGCGGCCATCGAGCAGGCGGCGGCCGACGCCGGCTACGATGTCGAGGTCCCGTTCGAGCCGGGACGGACGGACGCCTCACAGGAGCAGACCGACGTCGACTCGTTCGAGGCGCTCGAACCGCGGGTCGACGGGTTCCGCAACTACCTCGGGAACGAGCACGAGGAGCCGGCGGAGGAGCTGCTGGTCGACAAGGCCGACCTCCTGAACCTGACGGTCCACGAGATGACGGCGCTGGTCGGTGGAATGCGCGCACTCGGCGCGAACTACGACGACTCGGAGCTCGGCGTCTTCACCGACCGGCCGGGGACGCTGACCAACGACTTCTTCGTGACCCTGCTCGACATGGGCTACGAGTGGGCGACGTCCGAGGACTCCCAGGACATCATGGGATGGGAGGCCTCCGGGGACGCCCAGGCGGTCTACGAGCTACGCGACCGCGAGACGGGCGATGTCGAGTGGACCGGGACGCGCTTCGACCTCGTCTTCGGGTCGAACGCCCGGCTCCGCGCCATCTCCGAGGTCTACGCCAGCGACGACAACGAGGAGACGTTCGTCCACGACTTCGTCGAGACGTGGGGCAAAGTGATGCACCTCGATCGGTTCGACCTCGAGTGA
- the dinB gene encoding DNA polymerase IV has product MAGDARLPGASTEERAVRIVIHADVDCFYAACERLREPALRGEPVVVGMGYESGETRGAVATASYEARAYGVESAQPITDALERLPRKVEAARDPDLDVSEAGFYRPVDMGYYKSVSEEIRAHLREAADVFREVSIDEAYLDVSTRTDWEGAEAFARDLTERIAADVGVTVSVGVAPNMSTAKVASDAEKPDGCVVVRPGEVEGFLAPIPIEELHGVGPVTARSLRDRGIETAGDLASADEADLASEFGERGRDLHRRARGEDDRAVTPRGRPKSLSRESAFETTEEYGFVAERVSELAAAVAERTRSEGAMYRTIGIKVVTPPFSVNTRERSLSGPVDDPSLVGQVAHDLLSEFEGERVRKVGVRVSNLEFSDDDQASLGAWGEESARSDGSSEDRSPPSTPGGQASLSDFE; this is encoded by the coding sequence ATGGCGGGTGACGCGCGACTTCCCGGTGCGTCGACCGAGGAGCGCGCCGTCCGGATCGTGATCCACGCGGACGTGGACTGCTTCTACGCCGCCTGCGAGCGGCTTCGCGAACCCGCGCTCCGTGGCGAGCCGGTCGTGGTCGGGATGGGCTACGAGTCCGGCGAAACCCGCGGTGCGGTCGCGACGGCGAGCTACGAGGCGAGAGCCTACGGCGTCGAGAGCGCCCAGCCGATCACCGACGCGCTGGAGCGCCTGCCCAGAAAGGTCGAGGCCGCACGGGACCCGGACCTCGACGTCTCCGAGGCGGGCTTCTACCGACCGGTCGACATGGGGTACTACAAATCGGTGAGCGAGGAGATCAGGGCGCACCTCCGGGAGGCGGCCGACGTCTTCCGGGAGGTATCGATCGACGAGGCCTACCTCGACGTGAGCACACGGACCGACTGGGAGGGTGCGGAGGCCTTCGCCCGCGACCTGACCGAGCGGATCGCCGCCGACGTCGGGGTGACCGTGAGCGTCGGCGTCGCGCCGAACATGTCCACGGCGAAGGTCGCGAGCGACGCCGAGAAGCCCGACGGCTGCGTCGTCGTCCGGCCCGGGGAGGTCGAGGGTTTCCTCGCCCCGATCCCGATCGAGGAGCTCCACGGCGTCGGGCCGGTCACGGCCCGCAGCCTCCGGGATCGGGGGATCGAGACCGCGGGCGACCTGGCGAGCGCGGACGAGGCCGACCTGGCGAGCGAATTCGGCGAGCGCGGGCGCGACCTCCATCGACGGGCCCGCGGCGAGGACGACCGGGCCGTGACGCCCCGAGGACGGCCGAAGAGCCTCTCGCGCGAATCGGCGTTCGAGACGACCGAGGAGTACGGGTTCGTCGCCGAACGGGTGAGCGAACTGGCTGCGGCGGTCGCCGAGCGCACACGGAGCGAGGGAGCGATGTACCGGACGATCGGAATCAAGGTCGTCACGCCACCCTTCTCGGTGAACACCCGCGAGCGCTCGCTCTCGGGCCCGGTCGACGACCCGTCGCTCGTCGGGCAGGTCGCCCACGACCTGCTCTCGGAGTTCGAGGGCGAGCGCGTGCGGAAGGTCGGCGTCCGGGTCTCGAACCTCGAGTTCTCCGACGACGACCAGGCGAGCCTCGGCGCGTGGGGCGAGGAGAGCGCGAGGTCCGACGGGTCGAGCGAGGATCGATCGCCACCCTCCACGCCGGGGGGACAGGCGTCGCTCTCGGACTTCGAGTGA
- the tpiA gene encoding triose-phosphate isomerase, which produces MFVLVNLKAYDCDPVAIAEAARDVAEETETRIAVAPQTAALSRVADTGVETWAQHVDSNSHGSHTGSALAEAAAEAGAIGTLLNHSENRLKLADVDGGIEAAERVGLETVVCANNPAQTAAAAALSPDAVAVEPPELIGTGTPVSTADPDVVTDSVEAAAAVDEGVDVLCGAGISTGDDVVAARDLGASGVLLASGVAKADDPSEALSDLVADL; this is translated from the coding sequence ATGTTCGTTCTCGTCAACCTGAAGGCGTACGACTGCGATCCGGTAGCCATCGCCGAGGCCGCCCGCGACGTCGCCGAGGAGACGGAGACCAGAATCGCGGTCGCGCCACAGACCGCGGCGCTCTCCCGCGTCGCCGACACCGGCGTCGAGACCTGGGCACAGCACGTCGATTCGAACTCCCACGGCAGTCACACCGGGAGCGCGCTGGCCGAGGCCGCGGCCGAGGCGGGCGCGATCGGGACGCTGCTCAACCACTCCGAGAACCGCCTGAAGCTCGCGGACGTCGACGGCGGGATCGAGGCGGCCGAGCGGGTCGGCCTGGAGACGGTCGTCTGTGCGAACAACCCGGCCCAGACCGCGGCGGCCGCCGCACTCTCGCCCGACGCGGTCGCGGTCGAGCCGCCGGAGCTGATCGGCACCGGCACGCCCGTCAGCACGGCCGATCCCGACGTCGTCACGGACTCGGTCGAGGCCGCGGCCGCCGTCGACGAGGGGGTCGACGTGCTCTGTGGCGCGGGAATCTCGACCGGCGACGACGTCGTTGCCGCCCGCGACCTCGGCGCGTCGGGCGTGCTGCTCGCGAGCGGCGTCGCGAAGGCAGATGATCCGAGCGAGGCGCTCTCTGACCTCGTCGCCGACCTGTAA
- a CDS encoding DUF7385 family protein, whose product MEDADYERLVSSLTPRGSANGVRTYQNTVSVACPACESPFDDLVVCEEEYNSLELSLMLDLCVTTHDDEVLLFTHKQD is encoded by the coding sequence ATGGAGGACGCGGACTACGAACGGCTCGTCTCCTCGTTGACCCCGCGCGGGAGCGCGAACGGCGTCAGAACGTATCAGAACACGGTCAGCGTCGCCTGTCCGGCCTGCGAAAGCCCGTTCGACGACCTCGTCGTCTGCGAGGAGGAGTACAACAGCCTCGAACTCAGCCTGATGCTCGACCTCTGCGTGACGACCCACGACGACGAGGTCCTCCTGTTCACGCACAAACAGGACTAG
- a CDS encoding adenylate kinase family protein: MRVAVTGTPGTGKTTAVSFVETDLEVVHANDVIREEGLYTEVDEGRGSLVADLDALSDWLDEREVEGSLVESHLSHHLDPGTVIVLRCRPDLLESRLRERGGSAGKASENAEAEALDLVLSEAVSGVGIENVYEIDTTESAPESVAREVERVLAGEREPSAGEVDYGAFV, translated from the coding sequence GTGAGAGTCGCCGTCACCGGCACTCCGGGGACGGGGAAGACGACGGCGGTCTCGTTCGTGGAGACCGACCTCGAGGTGGTCCACGCGAACGACGTGATCCGCGAGGAAGGTCTCTACACCGAGGTCGACGAGGGGAGAGGGAGCCTCGTGGCGGACCTCGACGCGCTCTCCGACTGGCTCGACGAGCGCGAGGTCGAGGGATCGCTCGTGGAGTCACACCTCTCTCACCACCTCGATCCCGGTACCGTAATCGTGCTCCGGTGTCGGCCGGACCTCCTGGAGAGCCGACTCAGAGAGCGCGGGGGGTCCGCTGGGAAAGCGAGCGAGAACGCGGAGGCGGAGGCGCTCGACCTGGTGCTCTCGGAGGCGGTGAGCGGGGTCGGGATCGAGAACGTCTACGAGATCGACACGACCGAGAGCGCCCCCGAGTCGGTCGCTCGGGAGGTAGAACGGGTGCTCGCGGGCGAGCGCGAGCCGAGCGCCGGCGAGGTCGACTACGGGGCGTTCGTATGA